In Salmo salar chromosome ssa14, Ssal_v3.1, whole genome shotgun sequence, the sequence GACTACACCTAAAACAGCTAATAAACAGCAAGACTAAACCTAGGGACATAAAGAGGAAATAAACGCATAGAAAAGGCAATGATGTCATTCTTCTTCTGCTGCAACACTGCAGAAAACAAAACTACTTCCATATAAAGGTAGGAAGTCAGGTttattgtgtcccaaatggcaccctattccttttatagtgcactactttagcccTATGGTCTCTAATCTAAAatagtgcgctatgtagggaataggttgccatttggaacAAATGCAGGTTTAATCCTGTAGAAGCACATGACTCATTCTAGTGCTCCAGCTCTGTTTAGTTTATAAGGACTTGTTAAAAACACAGAGCAGGCTTGCATAACAGGACAGAGATCTCTACACTGTTGAATAAACAGTCCCACAAATACACTGAGAATTTGCCAACGGATGTTTTCATTCAGCTATGTGATTTCAAGTCAACTAAGTGGAATTTGGATTGTATCATTAGGAGAGCCCAACAATAAATATTGAAGATCTTTGTAAAAATATAGTGCTTCACTTTACATACAATAGTTACTAAAGGTGGGGTCCCGGCCACAACCGGGAGActcatggggcggtgcacaattggcccagtgccgtccgggtttggggagggtttggccggcagggatgtccttgacccatcgcgcactagcgactcctgtggcgacatggtcgccaggtgtacagtgtttcctccgacacgttggtgaggctggcttccgggttaagcgggtattgtgtcaagaagcagtgcggcttggttgggttgtgtttcggaggacgcacgactctcgacctttgcctctcccgagtccgtatgggagttgcagcaatgtgacaagactgtaactaccaattggatacaatGATATTGGGGAGAGAAAGgggtaaatcaaataaaaaataaataaagaattgAGTTAAAGGTGAAGAGAGATCTGTACTCATTAGAGGCTGATAAAtttgggccgatttcaagttttcataacaatcggtaatcagcatttttggacgctgattacattgcactccacgaggagactgcgtggcaggctgaccacgcgagtgcagcaaggagccaaggtaagttgctagctagcattaaacttatcttataaaaaacaatcaatcttcacataatcactagttaactacacatggttgatgatattactagtttaactagcttgtccagcgttgcatataatcaatgcggtgcctgttaatttatcatcgaatcacagcctacttcgccaaacgggtgatgatttaacaagcgcatatGCGAAAATAGCACTGACGTTGCACCaacgtacctaaccataaacatccatgcctttcttaaaatcaatacacaagtatattttttttaaacctgcatatttagttaaaagaaattcatgttagcaggcaatattaactagggaaaatgtgtcacttctcttgcaaacagtcaGGGTAtacgcagcagtttgggccgcctggctcgttgcgaaagaccatttcttcctaacaaagaccataattaatttgccagaattttacataaattatgacataacattgaaagttgtgcaatgtaacagcaatattttgacttagggatgccacccgttagataaaatacggaacggttccgtatttcactgaaagaaaaaccgttttgttttctaaatgatagtttccggaattgaccatattaatgacctaaggctcatatttctgtgtgtttattatattataattaagactatgatttgatatttgatagaacTGTCTGACAGAGGTGGTAGggagcagcaggctcgtaagcattcattcaaacagcactttcctgcgtttgccagcagctcttcgcttgCGCTGTTTataacttcaagcctatcaactcccgtgATTAGGGTGGCAAAACTATAGTGCctgtaagaacatccaatagtcaaaggtaaatgaaatacaaatggtagagagaaATCGTcccataataactacaacctaaaacttcttacctgggaatattgaagactcatgttaaaaggaaccaccagctttcatatgttctcatgttctgagcaaggaacttaaacgttagcttttttacatggcacatattgcacttttactttcttctccaacactgtgtttttgcattatttaaaccaaattgaacatgtttcattatttatttgagactaaattgattttatttatgcattaagttaaaataaaagtgtttattcagtattgttgtaattgtcattattacaaatatatatatcggCCGATTAACCGGTATCGGCCTTTTtgttggccctccaataatcggtatcagcgttgaaaaatcataaacggtcgacctctagtactcATACATCCTAACACTTAATTAAAAACATATGAATCAGTAGgcaacagaggaggctggtgggtggctctataggaggacaggctcattgtaatggctggaatagaataCATGGAACGGTAGGCACACTTAATTGCATTGGCCCAGTGTGCCTCATGCTGGGTAGGAGTTTTCCCTCAATCTTCCTAAAATTACAAATTCTGCCCACTGACACATTGGGAGAGCTGAATCAAGTCTGCTTTGTATCCTCCTCCAGCAACactgtacacagacagacacaggtcaGATCTTACCTCCCCAGCTCCTCCCCCATATCATAGAACACCTCCACATCCTCTTGTCTGAAGCCAGCCATGGTCTGACTGGGTTGCTGCTGATAGAAGTTGTGTCTTGAATCACACTGAATTACAGAACAGGGAAACATGATTATTAGTACCTGCCAAGGAAATTGAGACCCATAACATGGCAACGATAGACTTATGTGATGCTGACAAGAGCAAAAATAGATCAAATACATACTACACGTCATAGATTGACAATAGGCATGCCATAGGCTGCATAATTTAGCCACAAGGGGGGATGCATACAATCAgttaacacacatacagtaaattGATGTAACCATTTGACCCTGAACAAATTCATCCCCAACCAATGATGtgcatacccccccccccccccaaaagtggTCGTCCTTATTTGGCCAAAGTCAACGCGGCAGAGTTGCTGGGTTTCTTCGACTCCAGCCACATATGTGATGAACATCGTGGAGTTGAGAAGGAAAACTTGGCTGGTAGGACTAACAACTCCGCATACCAGTCTGACTTACGTCATCTTCTTCCATCAACTCGCTGATTAAAGGGTCTCACTGCGGGTTTTAACATTAGATAACCGTTTGCTACTCAGATTGAGAAACAATGGTTTCGTGTTGTTACCGGAAATACTATGGATTAACATTACAccgcaaaatgtattttttttgttgacaAGCAAAAACTGAACTTTAGCCatatgtagctaactagctgctaactggctagctaccgTTTGGAGTCTGGAGAAGTGAGCCAGTGGGATACGGCTAACTTCTTCCTataaataacaacaaacaaaccccaaactCTTGCCGTGATAATGGGTCGTGGCAAAACCAAATTCTAAAGAAAATATAGCTACATTTTTGACAAAGCTTGCTGGTAATGCTatattagatagctagctagctacatgaacTAATTCACTAATGTTAACTAGCGAACAGGATTCGAACTTAGCGCTCATCAAGTTTTATATAACGTCAGCCGAAACAGAGATGGTAGTTTATCGTTCCTTACTGTCTATAAAAATTACAAGTCAGATACTTACATTATAACTGGCTACGGGTCCTGCATTCCTCTCCTGAGTCAAATTTCCGGTGGTTGAAGAaaattacagcactttgagacaggAGGATGGACCATATGGAATGACATCATACTGACTTCACCGTTGTACGTGCACAAGTTTGAACCCGCAAAAGCAATCATTACTGTCTGAAAGAGCCATGAACTTAGATTTTCTCAACAAAAAAAATGCTGAAATGCATCTGTCAAATAGCTTCAATGAATCCCAATGATTTACTCCAATTGGGCCGTATTCTAGACGTTCAAAGACGATACAAAACACTGAAGACACACATCATTAAAGAAAATAGTACATTtattacaaaacaaaaaaacatgccaTATCGTTCAAACCTGGCCTGACTTAGGGAAAACCATagtaaaaagtttttttttttatgtttaccaTCACagcaaaaatatgttttcacttatCTAGTCAGAGAACACCCCCCCCcaagaaattaacatttaaacCACTATTCTTCATTTCTAAACAGAACATATGCTTATCACACCATTTCATACTGCCTACTACATCAACATTCAGGCTGGTGACACCAAACTACAACAAAATCATTTTCCTGATTATAGGGACTGTGTGTGGGGCAGATGGGAGTGAACGTGAAGTGCACCTCGTGTGGAAGGGGCAGGGGAGAATAGTAGTGAATCTAAATaatatttccttgattcctcacgtCCTCCTACCTTAACACCTTTTCAAAGCATATTGGAGCAAACGATCTGAGGTTCCTCCCCTCGGATGTTCTTGTCCAAAGAATGAAGCAAGGAGAAGAtttgaggaatcaaggaaatacaATTAAGATTCACCCAAGGAACTGGGCTACTGTGAGGTAATCAAGAGGAATAAGGCTGGCAGACTATCCGTCCTGCTGTTGTATGAAGGGGTTGGGGATGGCCTCCATGCCGTCCTGAGGACAGATGAGCACCACTGAGGTCCCTCGACACACCACCAGACCCAGCTGTCGCGTGTCCTCGGTCAGCTTGAACTGGTCGTCAGGGTCTGGAAATAACAAATCAAACCAAATTGTATTGGAGGAAGAAGTGGCAATACAGGTCAGAGGTAATTGATAGTATGTGAAACTCCACCATGAATGATCCAGCACAACCTTTTTTATAAAAATGGCAAATGATACGACCTTGGTTTCATCGTCAATTTTTTTAATTGAAGGGCAACATCACACATGTTTTCCATTGAATTGTGTGAGTAACAGTCTCCTCAGCGACCAGGAGTGCATTTTCACTTTGTAGAAGTGATATGAGCTCATACAAGCAAGTGTTAGTTTCTGCTACATACCTCGCAAGTACTCGATGGTGCTGTCCAATACCAGGTTCAACAGGGGGTCAAACCCCTTTAGGACTCCACTGGCTGACACAAATAAATAAGGATTATTATCTTGAATGGAAACAAGGAGAAAAACAGTAAAGAAGATAGGTACTGTGGCCTGTCATGGAACAGCATTTCCAGACAGGCAAAAGGTTGCCAGTATTCTCTTTTGGAAGCCGCAAGTCCCacagtttttttctttctttcgttcTTCAGGTTTTAACATAGTCCATTTCATTACGAAGTATTATCTTAACTGATTTACCCTCTCGTCCTCCCTGGAACTTGACACGGATTTGTTTATCGATGTACTTGGACAGGTCAAAGATgctctccttctttttcttctctccttccttGTTTCTGTCCTGAAAGGAAAATATTCAGTAGAATTTAGGATTGAACCCTATAGTCAATTCATACCATCAAGGGCCACAGCCTTTTCAGTTTTATCCAATTTGTGTACTgaaaatgtagaagtgtttatttgacacaaattattattatttcaataGGAGTACTTGAcggttttcactcctcccttttacgtgattgatgaattaaggtcactaattagtaaggaactcatCACATctggttgtctagggcttaattgaaaggaaaaacccaaaacctgcagacactgggccctccatggaatgagtttgacacccgtGTTCCAATTTATGGGCTTGTAAGTGCCCAAATCAGTCATGTTCAACTTTGAATCGACAGTATAGGCCAGGCAAATTGAAATCTGATCCTTTCAGCCAGTTCCACTGGTGATTGTCATTGTTCCTCTCTAATCaaggcctgatttagacctgggacacgaGGTGGGTGCAATTATCAGGTAGAAAATAAAACCTTGAGTGTATTATTAAgccaattctgttgcaaaactGTTGAAAATCTGGAATGTGTTGGAACGTGTGGAGTCTGAGCATCACAAGAAGCAGttgtatttagatttgttttgtgtgttttaagACTCAAGATATTGGCGTGGAATGATTCCTGAACCAGGAAACCTATCAACAGGGTTATTTCTAGGGTGGCAAAAGTGGCACGAAGTATGATAACTTAAGACAGATGGAGTGGTTGATGCACGTCGACTGAGTGGCAGGGAAGAAACAAGGGTAGTAGAGCCCCCACGACCCAGTGACTGTTTCACATCAACAGAGGAATAGTCAAATGTTACATGTTAAAGGTGGACTTTGTATAATTCATTGCAATGGTCATAAACTGTATAGCACAAGTGGAGAAAATTGTAATCATTGTGAATGCAGCTAAATGTTTCTTGGGTTTTCTTAATGTCACAGCCGATGCCTTGCAAGAAATCCTGTCGCTGAATGTTCCACCCTCTGAGGCCCCTAAGCCTGTGTAGGGATGTACTTTGGAATGGACTGATTGAAGTGGGATGGGTTTTTGTTTGAGGTCTTGTCGTTTTCCCCCTTTCCTGTATTGATTCTTATTTTCTCGTTAAAATACCTCGTCCTgctggtggcggtaatgcaccattaacattggatgccaaccgccgttaaacccaATAGAAGAAGCAGATTAAGGGAAGACGAGGATTGAAGTGATTTAACAGAACCCAGTTTCTAAAATGTAGTCTAAAGATTATGTGGAGAGAAACTGGGGTACGAACATGGCATGATATTTAGCACGCTGATGTTGACAACATTATACAGTCGAGTCTGCACTTAACGCTAGCAAATATCTCAACCCACTCCATCTCGCTAGCAGTGATcagaatactgtagttaaatTGAAATACCCTTTTTTCAAACGGGAAGAACTAGAAAACAACTGGGGAGTAAATTAGGTTTTAGATTAAGTTATTTAAGAAATCGACACAGCGCCATTTTTTGCGGCTACCCGTTAGTCTCCCGAGTTGGCCACTAGTATGAACTGCGTGTTAATCTACCACCATTTTACGACTATTTAGATTAGGAACGTTGCACACCCTTGGATGAACGCGGTATGCAACATCCTAAATTGGCTGAAAATGGTCTTTTAAAAAAAGTACGCATTCTTCTCGCCATTAAAAAGGAGGTAAATGCCTTTGCGGCCTGAATGGATGATGCTTTATGTAGAGCAGGTCCACGGCGGACACGAGTTTATTACCGGGAATGCTGATCTAGCGCCCATGCACTATGTAGTCTAACGTAATGTTGCAGGATCTGCAGAATATAT encodes:
- the LOC106569602 gene encoding U6 snRNA-associated Sm-like protein LSm7 isoform X3 is translated as MADRNKEGEKKKKESIFDLSKYIDKQIRVKFQGGREASGVLKGFDPLLNLVLDSTIEYLRDPDDQFKLTEDTRQLGLVVCRGTSVVLICPQDGMEAIPNPFIQQQDG
- the LOC106569602 gene encoding U6 snRNA-associated Sm-like protein LSm7 isoform X1; translated protein: MGARSAFPDRNKEGEKKKKESIFDLSKYIDKQIRVKFQGGREASGVLKGFDPLLNLVLDSTIEYLRDPDDQFKLTEDTRQLGLVVCRGTSVVLICPQDGMEAIPNPFIQQQDG
- the LOC106569602 gene encoding U6 snRNA-associated Sm-like protein LSm7 isoform X2 codes for the protein MICPRPKDRNKEGEKKKKESIFDLSKYIDKQIRVKFQGGREASGVLKGFDPLLNLVLDSTIEYLRDPDDQFKLTEDTRQLGLVVCRGTSVVLICPQDGMEAIPNPFIQQQDG